One genomic window of Alphaproteobacteria bacterium includes the following:
- a CDS encoding ABC transporter permease, producing MRALALYIGKRLVFVGPQLVGILLVSFLLIKLIPGDPAVLMLGPFATESALNELRIELGLDRSVFEQFLIYLGNVVQGDLGESWQTTLPVTTDLAQRLPATLELITLSLALALVIGVPLGVAGARRKKGVVRRIADYYGLFAGALPDFWLGMVLVFVFYTMLGVVPAPLGRIDYAILPPEVISGSLLIDSLLAGNWAALENAAGHLVLPVVTLGIINAGPILKMTQSTMERMLESDFSKYAQMCGLPPKVIARKAFRNALPSVVTIVSVLYGFLIGGAVLVEIVFSWGGAGQYAVQGVLNADFNPVLGFVLASAILSLVIYLIVDLVYFAIDPRTR from the coding sequence ATGCGCGCGCTGGCCCTCTACATCGGAAAGCGGCTGGTCTTCGTCGGGCCGCAGCTGGTCGGCATCCTGCTGGTCAGCTTCCTGCTGATCAAGCTGATCCCCGGCGACCCGGCGGTTCTGATGCTCGGACCGTTCGCCACGGAATCGGCGCTGAACGAGCTGCGGATCGAGCTGGGGCTCGACCGCTCGGTATTCGAGCAGTTCCTCATCTACCTCGGCAACGTGGTGCAGGGCGATCTCGGCGAGTCGTGGCAGACCACGCTGCCGGTCACCACCGACCTGGCGCAGCGCCTGCCGGCGACCCTGGAGCTGATCACGCTCAGCCTCGCGTTGGCGCTGGTGATCGGCGTGCCGCTCGGTGTTGCCGGTGCGCGCCGCAAGAAGGGCGTGGTGCGCCGCATCGCCGACTATTACGGGCTGTTCGCCGGCGCCCTGCCCGACTTCTGGCTCGGCATGGTGCTGGTCTTCGTGTTCTACACGATGCTGGGGGTCGTGCCGGCTCCGCTGGGCCGGATCGACTATGCCATCCTGCCGCCGGAGGTGATCTCGGGATCCCTGCTGATCGACAGCCTGCTGGCCGGCAACTGGGCGGCATTGGAGAACGCCGCCGGGCACCTTGTGCTGCCGGTGGTCACGCTCGGCATCATCAACGCCGGTCCGATCCTGAAGATGACGCAGTCGACGATGGAGCGCATGCTGGAGTCCGACTTCAGCAAATACGCGCAGATGTGCGGACTGCCCCCGAAGGTGATCGCCCGCAAGGCATTCCGCAATGCGCTGCCGTCGGTCGTCACCATCGTCAGCGTCCTCTACGGCTTCCTGATCGGCGGGGCGGTTCTGGTCGAGATCGTGTTCAGCTGGGGCGGCGCCGGCCAGTACGCCGTGCAGGGCGTGCTCAACGCCGACTTCAACCCGGTGCTGGGCTTCGTGCTTGCCTCCGCGATCCTGTCGCTGGTCATCTACCTGATTGTCGACCTGGTCTATTTTGCCATCGATCCGCGGACACGCTGA
- a CDS encoding ABC transporter substrate-binding protein — translation MKTAWNAHCALDRRRFLQATSAMASLAVMPRIIGMSPAAAQEGSTMVIAAPATPQSLDCEFDVSLGTFEAIAAMYDHLLGFEIIADPGVPTARREDISYHPEEPGGVKMVGKLAESWEIDPEGRFARFKLREGVMSNWGNELTAEDVKWTWDRKFGLAALGAFYTKVIGLNRPEDVRVEGKYEVSFNLDEPNPLLLKIQPNLYGGPIYDSVKCKEMATADDPWAKQFIENDSAGFGPYRLEQLTRGQQAVFRARDDYWGGKPAIDTVIFREVPTSAARVQLLQGGAVDIAQYLQPLEIISLQSVPNVAVETVPASFMIWIELNAKMTPFDNVDVRRAMNYAFPRDQIMQSVYQGLASPLNGCMPNIYPGYVELDPYSYDLDKARQLLQAAGVGDGFQTTLSYNAGDPVQEPIAILYQSSLREIGVELQLKKVPAGSFYNAVSQRGEPMIFYVDSPWCPDPGYSMQLYFQSESFVNYSNYVNARVDELLATAASTADETVRLEAMGEAQRIVMDEAPWTFIAYPNYTMARKADLMGWTYYTSNNIRFQDFGRG, via the coding sequence ATGAAGACCGCCTGGAACGCGCACTGCGCGTTGGATCGTCGCCGCTTCCTGCAGGCCACGTCGGCGATGGCTTCGCTCGCCGTCATGCCGCGCATCATTGGCATGTCGCCCGCGGCCGCGCAGGAAGGCTCGACCATGGTGATCGCGGCGCCGGCAACGCCGCAGAGCCTCGACTGCGAGTTCGACGTCTCGCTCGGTACGTTCGAGGCGATCGCCGCCATGTACGACCATCTGCTGGGCTTCGAGATCATTGCGGATCCGGGCGTGCCGACGGCCCGGCGCGAGGACATCAGCTATCACCCGGAAGAGCCCGGCGGCGTGAAGATGGTCGGCAAGCTGGCCGAGAGCTGGGAAATCGACCCCGAGGGCCGCTTCGCGCGCTTCAAGCTGCGCGAGGGCGTGATGAGCAACTGGGGCAACGAGCTGACGGCGGAAGACGTCAAGTGGACCTGGGACCGCAAATTCGGCCTGGCCGCGCTCGGGGCGTTCTATACCAAGGTGATCGGCCTCAACCGGCCGGAGGACGTGCGGGTCGAAGGCAAGTACGAGGTTTCGTTCAACCTCGACGAGCCCAACCCGCTGCTGCTGAAGATTCAGCCCAACCTCTATGGCGGGCCGATCTACGACTCCGTGAAGTGCAAGGAGATGGCCACCGCCGACGATCCGTGGGCCAAGCAGTTCATCGAGAACGACAGCGCCGGCTTCGGTCCCTACCGGCTCGAGCAGCTGACCCGCGGCCAGCAGGCGGTGTTCCGCGCCCGCGACGACTACTGGGGCGGCAAGCCGGCCATCGACACCGTGATCTTCCGCGAGGTGCCGACGTCGGCCGCGCGCGTGCAATTGCTGCAGGGCGGCGCCGTCGACATCGCCCAGTACCTGCAACCGCTGGAGATCATCAGCCTGCAGTCGGTGCCGAATGTCGCGGTCGAGACCGTGCCGGCCTCGTTCATGATCTGGATCGAGCTGAACGCCAAGATGACGCCGTTCGACAACGTCGACGTGCGGCGGGCGATGAACTATGCGTTCCCGCGCGATCAGATCATGCAGTCCGTCTATCAGGGGCTGGCCTCGCCGCTGAACGGGTGCATGCCGAACATCTATCCGGGCTATGTCGAGCTCGATCCCTACAGCTACGACCTGGACAAGGCGCGCCAGCTGCTGCAGGCCGCCGGCGTCGGCGACGGGTTCCAGACCACGCTGTCCTACAACGCCGGCGACCCGGTGCAGGAGCCGATCGCCATCCTGTACCAGTCGTCGCTGCGCGAGATCGGCGTCGAGCTGCAGCTTAAAAAGGTGCCGGCGGGCTCGTTCTACAACGCGGTGTCGCAGCGCGGCGAGCCGATGATCTTCTATGTCGACAGCCCGTGGTGCCCGGATCCGGGCTATTCGATGCAGCTCTATTTCCAGAGCGAAAGCTTCGTCAACTACTCCAACTACGTCAACGCACGGGTCGACGAACTGCTGGCCACCGCGGCGTCGACCGCCGACGAGACCGTGCGGCTGGAGGCGATGGGCGAGGCGCAGCGGATCGTCATGGACGAGGCGCCGTGGACCTTCATCGCCTATCCGAACTACACCATGGCGCGGAAGGCCGACCTGATGGGCTGGACGTACTACACGTCCAACAACATCCGCTTCCAGGATTTCGGCCGCGGCTGA
- a CDS encoding ABC transporter ATP-binding protein: protein MPILTVDNLVQHFRISGTKAVVQAVNDVSFQLEKGETLALVGESGSGKTTIGRCVLGLIKPTAGSIRFRDLAMGGQRTVRSPEVRGKLQLVFQEPAESLDPRHQIHQLIGEPLRAAGVNRADRERRTRQAAARVGIAETLLTAYPAEISMGVQQRVGIARAIISDPEIIILDEPTSALDPTARAEVIDLLIDVQRELGTAYLFISHDLSAVRHVSHRVAVLYLGMIVEQGPAAKLFATPSHPYSVGLLSAVLLPNPRLRRETDIRLSGEIPSPIDLPKGCFLAGRCPMVVDGCRAARPPAETVEPGHLVHCIRHEEVARQERAVDYFEAFQVEAERVLSAGVPAAAIATDGR from the coding sequence ATGCCGATACTGACCGTCGACAACCTGGTCCAGCACTTCCGGATCTCCGGCACCAAGGCGGTCGTGCAGGCCGTCAACGACGTGTCGTTCCAGCTCGAGAAGGGCGAGACCCTGGCCCTGGTCGGCGAATCCGGCTCCGGCAAGACGACGATCGGGCGCTGCGTGCTGGGGCTGATCAAGCCGACCGCCGGCTCGATCCGATTTCGCGATCTGGCGATGGGCGGCCAACGCACCGTGCGCTCGCCGGAGGTCCGCGGCAAGCTGCAGCTGGTGTTCCAGGAGCCGGCGGAATCCCTCGATCCGCGCCACCAGATCCACCAGCTGATCGGCGAGCCGCTGCGCGCCGCCGGGGTGAACCGCGCCGACCGGGAGCGTCGCACCCGCCAGGCGGCGGCGCGCGTGGGCATTGCCGAGACGCTGTTGACCGCCTATCCGGCCGAGATCTCCATGGGCGTTCAGCAGCGGGTCGGGATCGCGCGGGCGATCATCTCCGATCCGGAGATCATCATCCTCGACGAGCCGACCTCGGCGCTCGACCCGACCGCCCGGGCGGAGGTGATCGACCTGCTGATCGACGTGCAGCGGGAACTGGGCACGGCCTATCTGTTCATCTCGCACGATCTCTCGGCGGTGCGCCACGTCAGCCACCGCGTCGCCGTGCTCTATCTCGGCATGATCGTGGAGCAGGGCCCCGCCGCCAAGCTGTTCGCCACGCCGAGCCACCCCTATTCGGTCGGCCTGCTGTCCGCGGTGCTGCTGCCCAATCCCAGATTGCGGCGCGAGACCGACATCCGGCTTTCGGGCGAGATTCCGAGCCCGATCGACCTGCCGAAGGGCTGTTTCCTCGCCGGCCGGTGCCCGATGGTGGTCGATGGCTGCCGCGCGGCCCGTCCCCCCGCGGAGACCGTCGAGCCCGGCCACCTCGTGCACTGCATCCGGCACGAGGAGGTGGCGCGGCAGGAACGCGCGGTCGACTATTTCGAGGCTTTCCAGGTGGAGGCCGAGCGTGTCCTGAGCGCCGGCGTGCCGGCGGCTGCGATCGCAACGGACGGGCGCTGA
- a CDS encoding SRPBCC domain-containing protein, with protein sequence MYLEESFVVNAPRERVWRLIRDPVAMLPCVPGCSAIEKVDEALYKAVIEAAVGPIKARFSIEVEITSQTAPEEVLSISRGEEGTRASIIQSQNTLRLSEQEPGVTQVYYASDVSITGRLGRFGLGMMKKIATRKAQAFEEAFRQRAEALETP encoded by the coding sequence TTGTATCTGGAGGAAAGCTTCGTGGTCAACGCGCCGCGCGAACGCGTGTGGCGGCTGATCCGCGACCCGGTGGCGATGTTGCCCTGCGTGCCGGGCTGCAGCGCGATCGAGAAGGTGGACGAGGCGCTGTACAAGGCGGTGATCGAGGCGGCGGTCGGCCCGATCAAGGCCCGCTTCAGCATCGAGGTGGAGATCACCAGCCAGACCGCGCCGGAAGAGGTGCTCTCCATCTCGCGCGGCGAGGAAGGCACCCGGGCCAGCATCATCCAGTCGCAGAACACGCTGCGCCTTTCCGAACAGGAACCCGGCGTCACCCAGGTGTACTACGCCTCCGACGTGTCGATCACCGGCCGGCTCGGCCGGTTCGGCCTCGGCATGATGAAGAAGATCGCGACCCGCAAGGCGCAGGCGTTCGAGGAGGCCTTCCGGCAGCGCGCCGAGGCGCTGGAGACGCCATGA
- a CDS encoding ABC transporter ATP-binding protein, giving the protein MVLSAGTDVEARGPERAPAGAPILAIDGLSVSFPRFGQQRRTVLRDIALRVDRGEVVALVGESGSGKTMLARAAMRLVPAPGRIDRGAIAFDGQDLTKLGEEALRRLRGRDMAMVVSNPRGELDPLRTVGRQIGDVLKHHLGLGERETRARTLELLRDVQIPDPERRYRAFPHELSGGMAQRVVMAIALACSPKFIISDDATSGLDVTVQAQVLELLRRLISERGSSMLFITRDIGIAAHFADRIAVIYAGQIVEVAGRTAFFDDPAHPYTVLLLAAFSHNAKLRRYWLREDVAEAGVAGPPEAGCVFRDRCVRAQPRCATEPPELRQLGPGHLVRCHFPIER; this is encoded by the coding sequence ATGGTGCTGTCCGCCGGTACAGACGTGGAAGCGCGCGGGCCGGAGCGTGCGCCGGCGGGTGCGCCGATTCTGGCGATCGACGGGCTCTCGGTCTCGTTCCCGCGGTTCGGCCAACAGCGGCGCACGGTGCTGCGCGATATCGCGCTGCGGGTCGACCGCGGCGAGGTGGTCGCGCTGGTCGGCGAGTCCGGGTCGGGCAAGACGATGCTCGCCCGCGCTGCGATGCGCCTGGTGCCCGCGCCGGGCCGGATCGACCGGGGCGCGATCGCCTTCGACGGCCAGGACCTGACGAAGCTCGGCGAGGAGGCGTTGCGGCGGCTGCGCGGCCGCGACATGGCCATGGTGGTCTCGAACCCGCGCGGCGAGCTCGACCCGCTGCGCACGGTCGGCCGCCAGATCGGCGACGTGCTGAAACATCATCTCGGACTCGGCGAGCGCGAAACCCGGGCGCGCACGCTGGAACTGCTGCGCGACGTGCAGATTCCGGATCCGGAGCGGCGCTATCGCGCCTTTCCGCACGAGCTGTCGGGCGGGATGGCCCAGCGCGTCGTGATGGCGATCGCGCTGGCGTGCTCGCCCAAATTCATCATCTCCGACGACGCCACCTCCGGGCTCGACGTCACCGTCCAGGCCCAGGTGCTCGAATTGCTGCGGCGGCTGATCAGCGAGCGCGGCTCGTCGATGCTGTTCATCACCCGCGACATCGGCATCGCCGCCCATTTCGCCGACCGGATCGCCGTCATCTATGCCGGCCAGATCGTCGAGGTGGCGGGCCGGACCGCGTTCTTCGACGATCCCGCGCACCCCTATACCGTGCTGCTGCTAGCCGCGTTCTCGCACAACGCCAAGCTGCGGCGCTACTGGCTGCGCGAGGACGTGGCGGAGGCCGGCGTCGCCGGCCCGCCCGAGGCCGGCTGCGTGTTCCGCGACCGCTGCGTCAGGGCCCAGCCGCGCTGCGCCACCGAGCCGCCGGAACTGCGGCAACTCGGGCCCGGCCATCTGGTGCGCTGCCATTTCCCGATCGAGCGCTAG